The following coding sequences are from one Gadus morhua chromosome 10, gadMor3.0, whole genome shotgun sequence window:
- the LOC115551933 gene encoding zinc-binding protein A33, with amino-acid sequence MSEINALEELQSELTCPVCLELFREPVILECGHHFCRVCIAHCWEAKADEQPTCPKCRKSVTSKLRPNSLLCNVVDSVRRAHPGDTLTSPASVTGGGEDLEDPEEREAGSSMSSVASSNGFWPRMSADMCEEHEERLKLYCESDQLPICLVCGMSRDHKTHNVIPINEAFENYKDKLSVTLERVELQVGEASLFLQHTNDKIQHIKEQADDLEHQVSSEFDLLREFLREEEQRIKESLREKKEGKLDQLEKALTQATEQIGQLETRAEELRLKLQEEESPEQLKGFKDFIRGAESLFEPPLEGSVDLHSGDIMGPLQYSTWRKMHSVLQPAMTAVTLDPDTAYPRLCVSPCRSSVWVGDIQPNLPDNPERFTRYNIVLGYEAFSAGRHYWEVEVGSKTAWGLGVATASVNRKEVISLCPDDGFWTMGRRGDPPDGGDGVGEYEACTDAEECALHPPRAPRRVGVYLDYAGGQVSFYDAADMSHLFSFRGARFTEPVYPYFNPWPIMHGRNRQPLTIVTPSC; translated from the exons ATGTCGGAGATCAACGCGCTGGAGGAGCTCCAGTCGGAGCTCACCTGCCCCGTGTGCCTCGAGCTGTTCCGCGAGCCCGTGATCCTCGAGTGCGGCCATCACTTCTGTCGCGTGTGCATCGCCCACTGCTGGGAGGCCAAGGCGGACGAGCAGCCCACCTGCCCCAAATGCAGAAAGTCCGTGACGTCCAAGCTGCGACCCAACTCCTTGCTATGCAACGTCGTGGACAGCGTCCGCCGGGCCCACCCGGGGGACACCCTGACCTCGCCAGCGAGCGTCACCGGCGGCGGGGAGGACCTCGAGGACCCGGAGGAACGGGAAGCGGGCTCCAGCATGAGCAGCGTCGCCTCCTCCAACGGCTTCTGGCCCCGTATGAGCGCGGATATGTGCGAGGAGCACGAGGAGAGGTTGAAGCTGTACTGCGAGAGCGACCAGCTCCCAATCTGCCTGGTGTGCGGGATGTCCCGCGACCACAAGACGCACAATGTCATCCCCATAAACGAGGCCTTCGAGAACTACAAG GATAAGCTGTCCGTCACTCTGGAGAGGGTTGAGCTTCAAGTGGGGGAGGCCTCTCTGTTTCTACAACACACAAATGACAAGATCCAGCATATTAAG gAGCAGGCAGACGACCTGGAGCACCAGGTCAGTTCTGAGTTTGACCTCCTCAGGGAGTTCCTCCGCGAGGAGGAGCAGCGCATCAAGGAGAGCCTgcgggagaagaaggagggcaagCTCGACCAATTGGAGAAGGCTCTGACGCAGGCCACGGAGCAGATCGGCCAATTGGAGACGAGGGCCGAGGAGCTCCGCCTCAAactgcaggaggaggaaagcCCGGAGCAGCTcaag GGATTCAAAGACTTCATCCGAGG gGCTGAGAGTCTGTTTGAGCCCCCCCTAGAGGGGAGTGTGGACCTGCACTCTGGGGACATCATGGGCCCCCTGCAGTACAGCACCTGGAGGAAGATGCACTCTGTGCTTCAGccag ccaTGACGGCGGTGACCCTCGACCCCGACACGGCCTACCCCCGGCTGTGCGTGTCGCCGTGCCGCAGCAGCGTCTGGGTGGGCGACATCCAGCCCAACCTGCCCGACAACCCCGAGCGCTTCACGCGCTACAACATCGTGCTGGGCTACGAGGCCTTCTCCGCCGGCCGCCActactgggaggtggaggtgggctcCAAGACCGCCTGGGGCCTGGGCGTGGCCACCGCCTCCGTCAACCGCAAGGAGGTCATCAGCCTGTGCCCGGACGACGGCTTCTGGACCATGGGGCGGCGGGGCGACCCGCCGGACGGCGGCGACGGAGTCGGGGAGTACGAGGCGTGCACGGACGCCGAGGAGTGCGCGCTGCACCCGCCGCGGGCGCCCCGAAGAGTGGGCGTGTACCTGGACTACGCCGGCGGGCAGGTGTCCTTTTACGACGCGGCGGACATGAGCCACCTGTTCTCGTTCCGGGGGGCGCGGTTCACGGAGCCCGTGTACCCGTACTTCAACCCCTGGCCCATCATGCACGGGCGCAACCGCCAGCCGCTCACCATCGTCACGCCGTCCTGCTGA
- the mif gene encoding macrophage migration inhibitory factor, producing MVALSPKRHYHLYTRKTQSILPSLHIYNPYPAYAAYLLYCTCAISTVLQDSPSNIAVMPMFTVNTNVAKDAVPAAFLSEATSELAKALRKPAQYVAVQVNPDRMMVFGGKDDPCALCHLGSIGSISGSQEKYTKLLSGLLEKHLGISPDRVYISFEDMAAANVGWNNSTFG from the exons ATGGTGGCGCTGTCGCCAAAAAGACATTATCACCTTTACACGAGGAAGACTCAAAGTATATTGCCTTCCCTGCATATATACAACCCATATCCAGCTTATGCTGCATATCTCTTATACTGCACTTGCGCCATTAGTACAGTTCTGCAAGACAGCCCTTCAAACATTGCAGTCATGCCGATGTTCACGGTCAATACGAACGTAGCAAAGGATGCAGTCCCAGCTGCCTTTCTGTCCGAGGCTACCTCGGAGTTGGCCAAAGCCTTGAGGAAACCTGCGCAG TATGTGGCCGTTCAAGTCAACCCTGACCGAATGATGGTGTTCGGAGGAAAAGACGACCCATGCGCCCTCTGCCATCTTGGCAGCATCGGCAGTATCAGCGGCTCCCAGGAGAAATACACTAAACTCTTGTCTGGACTGCTCGAAAAGCACCTGGGCATCTCTCCAGACAG GGTGTACATCAGCTTTGAGGACATGGCTGCAGCTAACGTGGGCTGGAACAACTCTACCTTTGGCTGA
- the LOC115551943 gene encoding endonuclease domain-containing 1 protein-like isoform X2: protein MPAQREVLRGPRGAVSLLLLASLVGLAPGEVGDFSPCLRFFHRDAPPTGLPAGRPLTPVCQRFRNQYRFASLYDRQRRTPLYSAYLLTPAAGKRPKNHWMYEPQLAFSGAKPEMQVLTKTPDQNVIESQAVLQDYNNSNYTKGHLNPSLHHHDADDRKATFTLTNVVPQKKGSNGGPWARLEEEVRARLEALCLGPAHVITGFLPYASGQRWINDRVAVPEYMWSAYCCPSYKRSLPRWARPFFPTYAAIGRNDRDSGEEIVPVDPTAKGSVRGYDVRRLPLADLEEVLRQRLAPTISLFQGQCAGTPTGGPTEESHRL from the exons AT GCCGGCTCAGAGGGAGGTGCTCCGGGGCCCCAGGGGGGCGGTGAGTCTGCTCCTCCTGGCCAGCCTGGTGGGCCTGGCGCCGGGGGAGGTGGGAGacttctctccctgcctccgcTTCTTCCACCGAGACGCCCCGCCCACTGGCCTCCCCGCCGGGAGGCCCCTCACGCCCGTGTGCCAGCGCTTCAGGAACCAGTACCGCTTCGCCAGCCTGTACGACCGGCAGCGCCGCACGCCGCTGTACTCCGCCTACCTCCTCACCCCAGCAGCTGGGAAGAGGCCCAAGAACCACTGGATGTACGAGCCACAG CTGGCCTTCTCCGGGGCCAAACCTGAGATGCAGGTCTTAACCAAGACCCCGGACCAGAACGTGATCGAGAGCCAGGCGGTGCTGCAGGACTACAACAATTCTAACTACACCAAGGGCCACCTCAACCCCAGCCTGCACCACCACGACGCCGACGACCGCAAGGCCACCTTCACCCTGACCAACGTCGTCCCCCAGAAGAAGGGCTCCAACGGGGGGCCCTGGGCCCggctggaggaagaggtgagggCCCGTCTGGAGGCCCTCTGCCTGGGGCCCGCTCACGTGATAACGGGCTTCCTGCCCTACGCCTCGGGGCAGCGGTGGATCAACGACAGGGTGGCGGTGCCCGAGTACATGTGGTCCGCCTACTGCTGCCCCTCCTACAAACGCAGCCTGCCCCGGTGGGCCCGGCCCTTCTTCCCCACGTACGCGGCCATCGGGAGGAACGATCGGGACAGCGGGGAGGAGATTGTGCCGGTGGACCCCACGGCCAAAGGCAGCGTGCGGGGCTACGATGTGAGGCGGCTGCCCCTGGCTGACCTGGAGGAGGTCCTGAGGCAGAGGCTGGCCCCGACCATCTCTCTGTTCCAAGGGCAGTGTGCCGGAACCCCCACCGGTGGTCCCACCGAGGAATCCCACCGGTTGTAG
- the LOC115551932 gene encoding zinc finger protein 316, translating to MEETVTTFETHLTAVMDSLIRASVCEITKLFQETVNDYIVELTLNRKENETLKLRLRLTENKLRNERKYGMGWAENRRNAGLAVPEDGVSGRKKRKRETPRGKQKQGSAVAYGKGWPGGLWEEGGGGGAPGGGGGGGGGGDGEGEAVGGGKEAREMYLIQFPGDEEVEEEEEEEEEEDSGGLPVEDEEGEGMLCREGEEMGNIKEEFAQHEGYQPASLRLIKEALKMDPPHQNLQTSSRSHSEGELSDRPPALHPGERGEEEEEGEEWEMGSTEPSEGGMSMDELRGLETALRAERGRERAAQRASNSVSPVADAADAASGAEGPLAPKYIGLDGLEQEGELDPQPPTLQREDLTGAHGRSQEGLRSGGSSVGGTPRWAKRLREGELAGEGMGEPGEGPEDLPYLSAPGSVGDSVGDEDEGGGDLLHFCTQCGGGFPSGAELEEHPCPLGSAHLQGGEPAATPFPCASCGNAFSHAWALKNHECACAAERPHCCELCGKRFTHTRSLERHQLVHTGERPHRCPQCGRSFSRLGNLERHQRIHTGERPYGCEACGKRFSRVEYLKRHQQIHSGDKAAALQCAQCGLSFGDVEQLKSHQCY from the exons ATGGAGGAGACCGTGACTACGTTCGAGACCCACTTGACAGCTGTCATGGACAGTCTCATCCGTGCCTCCGTGTGTGAGATCACAAAACTCTTTCAGGAAACAGTCAACGATTACATCGTGGAGCTGACGCTCAACAGGAAGGAGAACGAGACTCTGAAACTTCGCCTCAGGTTGACCGAGAACAAATTGAGGAACGAGCGCAAGTACGGCATGGGGTGGGCTGAGAACCGGCGGAACGCCGGGCTGGCGGTGCCGGAGGATGGAGTAAGTGGACGAAAGAAACGAAAACGCGAAACGCCTC GAGGCAAGCAGAAGCAGGGCTCCGCCGTGGCCTATGGCAAGGGCTGGCCGGGGGGTTTGtgggaggaaggaggtgggggaggcgcgccgggcggcggcggcggcggcggcggcggcggcgacggtgAAGGTGAGGCGGTGGGAGGAGGCAAGGAGGCCCGCGAGATGTACCTCATCCAGTTCCCCGgggacgaggaggtggaggaggaggaggaggaagaggaggaggaggacagcggcGGGCTGCcggtggaggacgaggaaggGGAGGGCATGCTGTGccgagagggggaggagatgggcaACATCAAAGAGGAG TTCGCCCAGCATGAGGGCTACCAACCCGCCTCCCTGCGGCTCATCAAGGAGGCCCTGAAGAtggaccccccccaccagaaCCTCCAGACCAGCTCCCGGTCCCACAGCGAAG GCGAGCTCTCTGACCGGCCCCCGGCCCTCCACCCAGGGGagaggggcgaggaggaggaggaaggagaggagtgggagatGGGCTCCACGGAGCCGTCGGAGGGCGGCATGAGCATGGACGAGCTGCGGGGCCTGGAGACGGCGCTGCGCGCGGAGCGGGGCCGCGAGCGCGCCGCCCAGAGGGCCTCCAACTCCGTCAGCCCCGTGGCGGACGCGGCGGACGCGGCCTCCGGTGCCGAGGGGCCCCTGGCCCCCAAGTACATCGGCCTGGACGGGCTGGAGCAGGAAGGGGAGCTCGACCCCCAGCCGCCCACCCTGCAGAGAGAGGACCTGACGGGGGCCCACGGCCGCTCCCAGGAGGGCCTGAGGTCCGGGGGCTCGTCGGTGGGGGGGACCCCGCGCTGGGCCAAAAGGCTGCGGGAGGGCGAGCTGGCGGGGGAGGGCATGGGGGAGCCGGGGGAGGGCCCCGAGGACCTGCCCTACCTGTCGGCCCCGGGGAGCGTGGGGGACAGCGTCGGCGACGAGGACGAGGGCGGCGGCGACCTGCTGCACTTCTGCACCCAGTGCGGCGGGGGGTTCCCCTCGGgggcggagctggaggagcaccCCTGCCCGCTGGGCAGCGCCCACCTGCAGGGCGGCGAGCCGGCCGCCACGCCCTTCCCGTGCGCGTCGTGCGGCAACGCCTTCAGCCACGCCTGGGCCCTCAAGAACCACGAGTGCGCCTGCGCCGCTGAGCGGCCCCACTGCTGCGAACTGTGCGGCAAGCGCTTCACGCACACGCGCTCGCTGGAGCGCCACCAGCTGGTGCACACGGGCGAGCGGCCGCACCGCTGCCCGCAGTGCGGCCGCAGCTTCAGCCGCCTCGGCAACCTGGAGCGCCACCAGCGCATCCACACGGGGGAGCGGCCGTACGGCTGCGAGGCGTGCGGCAAGCGCTTCAGCCGCGTGGAGTACCTGAAGAGGCACCAGCAGATCCACAGCGGGGACAAGGCGGCGGCGCTGCAGTGCGCGCAGTGCGGACTCAGCTTCGGGGACGTGGAGCAGCTGAAGAGCCACCAGTGCTATTAG